Proteins found in one Candidatus Binataceae bacterium genomic segment:
- the glgX gene encoding glycogen debranching protein GlgX, producing the protein MSRRAKATPTLNASTGSPHPLGATFDGSGVNFALFTESAAGVTLCLFDGEGGTTEVARVPLIERTEGIWHGYISGLKPGQRYGYRVDGAYDPNAGLRFNPMKLLLDPYARAFDRLPLPFDTIFAYRFGHADLDLRKDNRNSAAVAARSVVVDPSFDWDGDSQLRTPWTDTIIYEAHVKGMTARHPDVPENLRGTYAGLASAPVIAHLKELGITAIELLPVYQSSPERRLIDHNLVNYWGYNTIGFFAPDIRFAASKELGGAVNEFREMVKAFHRAGIEVLLDVVYNHTAEGGPAGPTFSFRGIDNAAYYRLDPNNKRANLDTTGCGNSLNMMHPRVLQFVLDSLRYWVVEMHVDGFRFDLATTLARTRIGFDGQSPFFSALMQDPALSKTKLIAEPWDIGDGGYQVGGFPANWKEWNGKFRDKARDFWRGADDTMAEFASRFTGSSDLFQWNGRAPQASVNFITAHDGFTLADLVSYNEKHNEANGENNQDGDNTNRSWNGGAEGPTADPVIKALRRRQRRNFIATLIISQGVPMMLAGDELGRSQRGNNNAYCQDNEIAWLDWSAADTEFLDFVRAMIRLRNEHRVFRRRKWFTGLVRAGSKLKDIGWFRLDGNEMTVGDWSAGYAKSLAVFLNGDALDEVKGDRVGADDSYYVIFNAGADALDFVMPARIWARRWVKILDTTEPMPQETDSFTPGGKVHVAGRSMVILRRTA; encoded by the coding sequence ATGAGCCGACGTGCCAAAGCCACTCCAACGCTAAATGCTTCCACCGGATCGCCGCATCCTCTCGGCGCAACCTTCGACGGCTCGGGCGTCAATTTCGCCCTGTTTACCGAGAGCGCCGCCGGCGTGACGCTATGCCTCTTCGACGGCGAGGGCGGCACCACCGAAGTCGCGCGCGTGCCGCTAATCGAGCGCACCGAGGGCATATGGCACGGCTATATCTCCGGGCTGAAGCCGGGGCAGCGCTACGGCTACCGGGTTGATGGCGCCTACGATCCCAATGCCGGCCTTCGTTTCAATCCGATGAAGCTCCTGCTCGATCCGTATGCCCGCGCGTTCGATCGCCTGCCGCTGCCGTTTGATACGATCTTCGCCTATCGCTTTGGCCACGCCGATCTCGACTTGCGCAAGGATAATCGCAACAGCGCAGCCGTCGCCGCCCGCAGCGTTGTGGTCGATCCGAGCTTCGATTGGGACGGCGACTCTCAGCTCAGGACTCCGTGGACTGACACGATCATCTATGAGGCGCACGTCAAGGGCATGACGGCACGGCATCCCGACGTGCCCGAGAATCTGCGCGGCACTTACGCGGGCCTCGCGTCCGCGCCGGTCATCGCCCATCTCAAGGAGCTCGGCATCACGGCGATTGAGCTTCTGCCGGTATATCAATCGTCGCCGGAGCGCCGTCTGATCGACCACAATCTCGTCAATTACTGGGGCTACAACACGATCGGATTCTTCGCTCCCGACATCCGCTTCGCTGCATCGAAGGAGCTCGGCGGCGCGGTCAACGAGTTTCGCGAGATGGTCAAGGCGTTCCATCGCGCGGGAATCGAGGTCCTGCTCGACGTGGTTTACAATCACACCGCCGAAGGCGGACCGGCGGGGCCGACCTTTTCATTTCGCGGAATCGACAACGCCGCTTATTACCGGCTCGATCCTAACAACAAGCGCGCCAACCTCGACACCACCGGCTGCGGCAACTCGCTCAACATGATGCATCCGCGGGTGCTGCAGTTCGTGCTCGACAGCCTGCGCTATTGGGTCGTCGAGATGCACGTCGATGGATTCCGCTTCGATCTCGCCACGACGCTCGCGCGCACGCGGATCGGTTTCGACGGGCAGTCGCCGTTCTTCTCGGCGCTGATGCAGGACCCGGCGCTGTCCAAGACCAAGCTCATCGCGGAGCCATGGGATATTGGCGACGGCGGTTACCAGGTCGGCGGCTTTCCCGCCAACTGGAAGGAATGGAACGGCAAGTTTCGCGACAAGGCGCGCGACTTCTGGCGCGGCGCCGACGATACGATGGCGGAGTTCGCCTCGCGCTTCACCGGCAGCTCCGATCTCTTTCAATGGAACGGCCGCGCGCCGCAGGCGAGCGTAAACTTCATCACCGCGCACGACGGCTTCACGCTCGCCGACCTCGTCTCCTACAACGAGAAACACAACGAAGCCAATGGCGAGAACAACCAGGACGGCGACAACACCAATCGCTCATGGAATGGCGGCGCCGAAGGTCCCACCGCTGACCCGGTGATCAAGGCGCTGCGCCGCCGCCAGCGCCGCAACTTCATCGCGACTCTGATCATCTCGCAGGGCGTGCCGATGATGCTCGCCGGCGACGAGCTCGGACGCTCGCAGCGCGGCAACAACAACGCGTACTGCCAGGACAACGAGATCGCGTGGCTCGACTGGTCGGCGGCCGATACCGAGTTCCTGGATTTCGTGCGCGCGATGATTCGGCTGCGCAACGAGCATCGCGTCTTTCGCCGGCGCAAGTGGTTTACCGGCCTTGTGCGCGCTGGCAGCAAGCTCAAGGACATCGGATGGTTCCGGCTCGACGGCAACGAGATGACCGTCGGCGATTGGAGCGCGGGCTATGCGAAATCGCTCGCGGTCTTTCTCAACGGCGACGCGCTCGACGAAGTGAAGGGCGATCGGGTGGGCGCCGACGATTCGTACTACGTGATTTTCAACGCCGGCGCGGATGCGCTCGACTTCGTGATGCCGGCACGCATCTGGGCCCGGCGCTGGGTCAAGATCCTCGACACCACCGAGCCGATGCCGCAGGAAACGGATTCATTCACGCCAGGCGGCAAGGTCCACGTCGCGGGACGTTCGATGGTTATCCTGCGGCGCACGGCGTGA
- a CDS encoding serine hydrolase domain-containing protein yields MNVKSEGSCDPRFKRVKEVFESNFAAGLEVGAAVAATVDGKSVVDLWAGHADQARTRPWQRDTLVNVYSTTKGITAILAHRLVDQGRLDLDAPVASYWPEFAAAGKAKIPVNYLLSHRAGMAAVRKQLPPDGYFNWTLMCDALAAQEPWWEPGTKHGYHALTFGHLVGEVIRRITGKTPGTYLREEITGPHELDIHIGVGASFDSRIADLVAAAPPPAGAPDPMAQMASDPESVSYKAIANPVPVIDSKLVNSRAWRGAEIPAANGHATARDLARLYGALAMGGKLDGRQVLTPASIRRAHTEQAVGLDAVLGQKTRWGLGFALTQAETPLGPNPHTFGHPGAGGSIGFADPDAHVSFGYVMNQMGANALIDTRAASLYNALFEAL; encoded by the coding sequence ATGAACGTGAAGAGCGAAGGCAGTTGCGATCCGCGCTTCAAGCGCGTCAAGGAAGTCTTCGAGTCAAACTTCGCCGCCGGACTCGAGGTTGGCGCCGCAGTGGCCGCGACCGTCGATGGCAAGTCCGTCGTCGATCTGTGGGCTGGGCATGCTGACCAAGCCCGCACGCGTCCCTGGCAGCGCGATACGCTGGTCAACGTCTACTCGACGACCAAGGGTATCACCGCGATCCTGGCGCATCGCCTCGTCGATCAGGGCCGGCTCGATCTCGACGCGCCGGTAGCGAGTTACTGGCCTGAGTTTGCGGCAGCGGGAAAGGCGAAAATTCCTGTTAACTATTTGTTGAGCCATCGCGCCGGCATGGCCGCCGTGCGCAAGCAGCTTCCGCCCGACGGGTACTTCAACTGGACGCTGATGTGCGATGCGCTCGCCGCCCAGGAGCCCTGGTGGGAGCCCGGCACGAAGCACGGCTACCATGCGCTCACCTTCGGGCATCTAGTCGGCGAGGTGATTCGGCGCATCACGGGCAAGACGCCAGGCACTTATCTGCGTGAGGAAATCACCGGGCCGCATGAGCTGGATATTCATATCGGCGTCGGCGCGAGTTTCGATTCGCGAATCGCGGACCTTGTTGCGGCGGCGCCTCCGCCAGCGGGTGCCCCCGACCCGATGGCGCAGATGGCGAGCGATCCCGAATCGGTCAGCTACAAGGCGATTGCCAATCCCGTGCCGGTGATCGATTCAAAATTGGTGAACAGCCGCGCCTGGCGGGGCGCCGAAATTCCCGCCGCCAATGGTCATGCGACGGCGCGCGATCTCGCGCGCCTCTACGGCGCACTGGCCATGGGCGGCAAGCTCGACGGGCGTCAGGTTCTAACGCCCGCGAGCATCAGGCGTGCGCATACCGAGCAGGCGGTCGGCCTCGACGCGGTCCTCGGGCAGAAAACGCGATGGGGCCTCGGCTTCGCGCTGACGCAGGCCGAAACGCCGCTCGGTCCGAATCCGCATACGTTCGGCCATCCAGGAGCGGGCGGTTCGATCGGCTTTGCAGATCCCGATGCCCACGTCAGCTTCGGCTACGTGATGAATCAAATGGGCGCGAACGCGTTGATCGATACACGCGCTGCTTCACTGTACAACGCACTGTTCGAAGCGCTCTGA
- a CDS encoding serine hydrolase domain-containing protein — protein MAIQIDGSCDPRFNRVKDAFAQNFERGVEVGAAVAITIDGKPVVDIWAGHADKARTRPWTRDTLVNCYSTTKGVTAICAHRLAGEGKLDIDAPVAKYWPEFAQAGKAKLPVRYLLSHRAGLAAVSKPLRPDDIYNWDTMCTALAEQEPWWEPGAKHGYHALTFGWLVGEVIRRISGKTPGRFLHDELAGPLGLDLHIGLDAKDDARTADMIPSPPLPPGAPNLFAEIAKNPEGVMAKAFANPPVLSMPGLDNTRGWRGAEIPAANGHFTARGLARLYGALARGGELDGVRVVAQKQIAHCSEEQSLGPDAVIMGISTRFSLGFMMSQPSAAFGPNPKAFGHPGAGGSVGFADPEAKVGFGYTMNQMQMGLLVDPRATALMDAFYASL, from the coding sequence ATGGCGATTCAGATTGACGGTTCGTGCGATCCCAGGTTCAATCGCGTCAAGGATGCGTTTGCGCAGAATTTCGAACGCGGCGTTGAGGTTGGCGCCGCGGTGGCGATCACAATCGACGGCAAGCCGGTCGTTGATATCTGGGCTGGTCATGCCGACAAGGCCCGCACGCGGCCGTGGACTCGCGATACACTGGTTAATTGCTATTCGACGACCAAGGGCGTGACGGCAATTTGCGCTCATCGCCTGGCTGGCGAGGGCAAGCTCGATATCGATGCGCCTGTCGCGAAATACTGGCCGGAATTCGCGCAAGCCGGAAAGGCGAAGCTGCCGGTGCGCTATCTGCTCAGCCATCGCGCCGGACTCGCAGCTGTCAGCAAGCCGCTCCGCCCCGACGATATCTACAACTGGGATACGATGTGCACCGCGCTCGCCGAGCAGGAGCCGTGGTGGGAGCCGGGAGCAAAGCACGGTTACCATGCGCTCACATTTGGATGGCTCGTCGGCGAAGTGATCCGGCGTATCTCGGGCAAGACGCCGGGACGCTTTCTGCACGATGAGCTGGCGGGTCCGCTCGGACTCGATCTGCATATCGGCCTCGATGCGAAGGACGATGCGCGTACTGCCGACATGATTCCGTCGCCGCCGCTGCCGCCGGGCGCGCCGAACCTGTTTGCCGAGATCGCGAAGAATCCCGAAGGCGTGATGGCGAAGGCATTCGCGAATCCGCCGGTGCTCTCGATGCCGGGACTCGACAACACGCGTGGTTGGCGCGGCGCGGAGATCCCCGCCGCCAATGGTCACTTCACCGCGCGCGGACTGGCGCGCCTTTACGGTGCGCTCGCGCGCGGCGGCGAGCTCGACGGCGTACGGGTCGTGGCGCAGAAGCAGATCGCGCATTGCTCGGAAGAACAGTCCCTCGGTCCCGACGCGGTGATCATGGGAATCTCGACCAGGTTCTCGCTGGGCTTCATGATGTCGCAGCCGTCCGCCGCGTTCGGTCCCAATCCCAAAGCGTTCGGCCATCCTGGCGCGGGCGGTTCGGTCGGCTTCGCTGATCCAGAGGCGAAGGTCGGATTCGGCTACACGATGAACCAGATGCAGATGGGCCTGCTGGTCGATCCGCGCGCGACTGCGCTGATGGACGCGTTCTACGCGTCGCTCTGA
- a CDS encoding BON domain-containing protein, translated as MKRIALSLLLSSALVGFGGFAIAQEAAPDNTAVNARDKLAGAVTPDQQSNSPNDLQLTSEIRRAVVKDDSLSTLAHNVKIITANGSVTLRGPVQNEAEKTSIADKAKALAGPDKVNDELEVKAQ; from the coding sequence TTGAAACGCATTGCACTGAGTTTACTATTGTCGTCCGCCTTGGTGGGTTTTGGCGGCTTTGCGATCGCGCAAGAGGCTGCGCCCGACAATACCGCGGTAAACGCGCGTGACAAGCTCGCTGGCGCTGTAACACCCGATCAGCAGTCGAACTCGCCCAATGACCTGCAGCTCACCAGTGAGATCCGCCGGGCGGTCGTGAAAGACGATTCGCTTTCGACGCTGGCGCACAACGTCAAGATCATTACCGCCAACGGCAGCGTCACACTGCGAGGCCCGGTGCAGAACGAGGCTGAAAAGACCTCGATCGCAGACAAGGCCAAGGCGCTCGCCGGCCCAGATAAAGTCAACGACGAGCTCGAAGTAAAAGCTCAATAA
- a CDS encoding DUF2934 domain-containing protein, with product MSDFAQRIRERAYQIWQSKGCPDGEAEQHWCQAERELSTSNDEELRGAHDYERNLQKFERNGHAGSAAQEAKRAVEGPEGQSLREAEEKGKQRSKGEDL from the coding sequence ATGAGTGATTTCGCCCAGCGCATTCGTGAACGCGCTTATCAGATTTGGCAAAGCAAAGGCTGTCCCGACGGCGAGGCCGAGCAGCACTGGTGTCAGGCGGAGCGTGAACTTTCCACTTCGAATGATGAGGAGTTGCGCGGCGCGCATGACTACGAACGCAATCTTCAAAAATTTGAGCGCAACGGCCACGCAGGCTCTGCCGCTCAGGAAGCGAAACGTGCGGTCGAAGGCCCGGAAGGCCAATCGCTTCGTGAGGCCGAGGAAAAAGGGAAACAGAGGAGCAAGGGCGAAGATCTGTAA
- a CDS encoding ferritin-like domain-containing protein: MGEFVADLKKIKERARNHMEQGAVTAGYKADRKAVIKVLNEVLATEMVCALRYKRHYYMAEGINAEAVKTEFQQHATEEEQHADWVATRITQLNGEPDFNPEGLATRSHSEYQEGDDLVSMLKEDLYAERIAIESYSSIVRWLGSDDPTTRKLIEEILKVEEEHADDLKNLLAKMS, encoded by the coding sequence ATGGGCGAGTTTGTCGCAGACTTGAAGAAGATCAAAGAGCGTGCGCGCAACCACATGGAGCAGGGCGCGGTCACCGCGGGCTACAAAGCCGATCGCAAGGCGGTGATCAAAGTCCTGAACGAAGTCCTGGCGACGGAGATGGTGTGCGCACTTCGCTACAAGCGTCACTACTATATGGCCGAGGGAATCAACGCCGAGGCCGTGAAAACTGAATTTCAACAGCACGCGACTGAGGAAGAGCAGCATGCGGACTGGGTAGCCACTCGCATTACTCAGTTGAACGGCGAACCGGATTTTAATCCCGAGGGCCTTGCTACCAGGAGTCATTCCGAATACCAGGAAGGCGACGATTTAGTTTCGATGCTGAAAGAAGACCTTTACGCCGAGCGCATTGCGATCGAATCGTATTCCTCAATCGTCCGCTGGCTCGGCTCCGACGATCCAACAACCAGAAAACTGATCGAGGAGATCCTGAAGGTCGAAGAGGAGCACGCCGACGATCTGAAGAATCTGCTCGCAAAAATGAGCTGA
- a CDS encoding phage tail protein: MPDDGSQQSKTIWPMPKFYFEVKWDSIATAFQEVSGLDAETQPIEYRAGGTPAFSTVKMPGIKKYGNVTLKKGLFKSDSDFWDWYNQIKTNVPDRKTVTISLLDEAGKPTMVWTLANAYPTKITGTDLKSGGNEVAIEAMELAHEGISIVDPDK, translated from the coding sequence ATGCCTGACGACGGATCGCAGCAATCGAAAACGATATGGCCAATGCCGAAGTTCTACTTCGAAGTGAAGTGGGATTCGATCGCGACGGCGTTCCAGGAAGTTTCTGGCCTGGACGCGGAAACGCAACCCATCGAATATCGCGCGGGCGGCACGCCCGCTTTCTCGACCGTCAAAATGCCCGGCATTAAGAAGTACGGCAATGTCACGCTTAAAAAGGGCCTTTTCAAATCGGACAGCGACTTCTGGGACTGGTACAACCAGATCAAAACGAATGTACCGGATAGAAAAACGGTCACTATCAGTCTGCTCGATGAAGCGGGTAAGCCGACGATGGTCTGGACGCTCGCGAATGCCTATCCCACCAAAATTACCGGCACTGACTTGAAGTCCGGAGGCAACGAAGTGGCGATCGAGGCGATGGAGCTCGCCCACGAAGGAATCAGCATCGTCGATCCGGACAAATAG
- a CDS encoding class I SAM-dependent methyltransferase — protein MYRFEDASCFVVACDNCRTETILPHPGTNQLHDFYTDYYNTETPETNMPLLIERSARLFEDLREAMTLADLTALPYLEVGFGNGASLLAAAQAGMEAVGIDVDQSKVREVANRASRLGLKIDLKCGDLNDEVELEGRFSLIKASQVIEHLLDPVGFVRTLIRVLAPRGYLYLECPNNTAAFLRVKNLLRRQFKRMNFYNSLKIGEHLWGFGKPGLCELLRRLDLDIISCRSYPIRHRYLQPENLVWYPSFAMGVRQSMAYRRAYPLLKASIAVFDRFAYLSADQGMGLRVLARKN, from the coding sequence GTGTACCGCTTCGAAGACGCATCTTGTTTCGTAGTCGCATGCGACAACTGCAGAACGGAGACTATACTACCTCATCCCGGCACAAACCAACTGCACGACTTCTACACCGACTACTACAATACAGAAACTCCTGAAACCAACATGCCGCTTCTGATCGAAAGGTCGGCGCGACTGTTTGAAGACCTGCGTGAAGCCATGACGCTGGCCGATCTGACGGCACTCCCCTATCTGGAAGTGGGATTTGGCAACGGCGCGAGTCTCCTGGCGGCGGCTCAAGCCGGGATGGAGGCTGTCGGAATCGATGTAGACCAGTCGAAAGTTCGCGAAGTCGCCAATCGAGCGTCCAGGCTCGGGTTGAAGATCGATTTGAAGTGCGGCGATCTGAACGATGAAGTCGAACTGGAGGGCAGGTTTTCACTGATCAAGGCCTCTCAGGTAATCGAACACTTGCTCGATCCCGTTGGATTCGTAAGAACGCTGATTCGAGTCCTGGCGCCGCGCGGATATCTATACCTGGAATGTCCAAATAACACGGCGGCGTTTCTGCGCGTCAAGAATCTGCTCCGCAGGCAGTTCAAGCGAATGAATTTCTACAACTCGCTTAAAATAGGCGAACACTTGTGGGGTTTCGGCAAGCCGGGCCTGTGTGAACTCCTGCGGCGGCTCGATTTGGACATTATTTCCTGTCGCTCGTACCCCATCCGACATCGATACCTGCAACCGGAGAATCTTGTCTGGTATCCCTCGTTTGCGATGGGAGTTCGCCAGTCAATGGCCTACCGTCGAGCATATCCGCTACTGAAGGCCTCTATTGCAGTCTTCGATCGTTTTGCGTACTTGAGTGCCGACCAGGGAATGGGGCTCAGGGTTCTCGCTCGTAAAAACTAA
- the moaA gene encoding GTP 3',8-cyclase MoaA yields the protein MPRDSFNREIDYLRISVTDRCNFRCVYCMPLDGLRFLPNSELLTPAEIETVVRAAVGIGFGKFRFTGGEPTLRLDLPEIIARASRVPGVGPLALTTNAMLLEELAKPLKEAGLSRINVHLDSLKPATLEKQMRWANFDRVWRGIMAAEEAGLRPIKLNAVVTAGYNEDEVVELARLTLERDWHVRFIELMPLGGGECARLSVKRYVSNIETRRRIEAELGALTQLPTDNPADEAVNFRLAGARGVVGFISPVSEPYCGTCNRMRLTADGKFHLCLLNDDEMDVRKALRSGASNSEQQIAEILLRAVQHKPTGHHLLEGRSTRERSMYQIGG from the coding sequence GTGCCGCGCGACTCCTTCAACCGCGAAATCGACTACCTGCGGATCTCGGTAACCGATCGCTGCAACTTTCGATGCGTCTACTGCATGCCGCTTGACGGCCTGCGTTTCCTGCCCAACAGCGAGCTGTTGACGCCGGCCGAGATCGAAACCGTGGTTCGCGCCGCAGTCGGAATCGGATTCGGCAAGTTCCGCTTCACCGGCGGTGAGCCGACGTTGCGGCTCGATTTGCCGGAGATCATTGCTCGCGCATCGCGGGTGCCGGGCGTCGGACCGCTCGCGCTGACTACCAACGCGATGCTCCTTGAGGAACTGGCGAAGCCGCTCAAAGAGGCCGGGCTCTCGCGCATCAACGTTCATCTCGACAGCCTTAAGCCGGCGACGCTCGAAAAGCAGATGCGCTGGGCGAACTTCGATCGCGTATGGCGCGGGATCATGGCGGCGGAAGAGGCGGGACTCAGGCCGATCAAGCTCAACGCCGTGGTGACCGCCGGATACAACGAGGACGAAGTCGTCGAGCTGGCGCGGCTCACGCTCGAGCGCGATTGGCATGTGCGCTTCATCGAGCTGATGCCGCTGGGCGGCGGTGAATGCGCGCGGCTGTCGGTCAAGCGTTACGTTTCGAATATCGAGACGCGGCGGCGAATCGAGGCCGAGCTCGGCGCGCTCACGCAGTTGCCGACCGACAATCCCGCCGACGAGGCTGTCAACTTCAGGCTCGCGGGCGCGCGCGGCGTGGTCGGATTCATCAGCCCGGTAAGCGAACCCTACTGCGGCACCTGCAATCGCATGCGGCTCACCGCGGACGGCAAGTTCCATCTCTGCCTGCTCAACGACGACGAGATGGATGTCCGCAAAGCGCTGCGCTCGGGTGCGTCTAACTCGGAGCAGCAAATCGCGGAAATCCTGCTGCGCGCGGTCCAGCACAAGCCCACCGGCCATCACCTGCTCGAAGGCCGCTCGACCCGCGAGCGCTCGATGTACCAGATCGGCGGATAG